One genomic segment of Manis pentadactyla isolate mManPen7 chromosome 1, mManPen7.hap1, whole genome shotgun sequence includes these proteins:
- the MST1R gene encoding macrophage-stimulating protein receptor isoform X1, with protein MGRLRPAPHPPAPARRPPGTVPQRRGRAGFRGRGGGAGPPSRSPRQSGPRLGGREDGLLAPRRVCGAPGAWPEGGAGGRRPAGPGDRLRARAPMEPSAPPLLVLLAVAAATESWQCPRIPYAASRDFDVQYALPSFSAGSPVQAVATYEGGGDGSAVFVGTRNRLHVLGASLQPVESLTTGPAGDPRCQTCAACGPGPHGPAGDTDALVLALEPALPALISCGSSLHGRCFLHELEPRGPAVRLAPPACLFSAHGNRPDYCPDCVASPLGTLVTVVEQGHASYLYSASSLDAAAAATFSPGSVSVRRLKADASGFAAGFASLSVRPALLASYRIKYVYSFQAGAFVYLLAVQPALVDAPGAPHTRLARLSATDAGLADYRELVLDCRFEPKRRRRGAHEGGQPYPVLRAAHAAPVGAGLAAELSIAEGQDVLFGAFEASRESGTAAGPHSVVCAFPVKLLDTVIEQGEERCCDPPVPPGLRRGLDFFQEHSFCPNPPGLEGPSPNASCRHFPLLVSSSLSRVDLFNGRLEAVQVTALHVTRLGNVTVAHMGTADGRILQVEVARSLNYLLYVSNFSLGSNGQPVQRDVRRLGDHLLFASGDQVFQVPIQGPGCRHFLTCERCLRAQHFMGCGWCGDMCGRQKECPGSWQQDHCPPEFTKFYPTSGPLRGSTRLTLCGSNFYLHPDGLVPEGTHRVTVGQSPCQLLRKDSSNISPMPRKDYVEELECELEPQDAQTAGPANISLIVTNMPPGKHFRVDGISIQQGFSFMEPRLTAVQPLFGPRAGGTRLTLEGQGLAVGNNRTVLVNGTECRLQGVSDGQLFCTTPPGAAPASVPIHLQVGGAMVPGSWTFHYREDPVVLGISPNCGYTGSHVTIRGLHLTSVWYLNLSFHDGLRAVESRCTEQLPEQLQCRLPEYVVRGPQGWVTGNLSAWGDGAAGFTLPGFRFLPPPHPPSTDLAPLKPEENAIKFEYIGLGAVADCVDVNVTVGGESCQHELRGDVVVCPLSASLQLGTDGAVLQVCVDGGCHLLGRVARLGSEGVPQKTLLGVLLSLLLLVAILAAVLILNSRRRKQLALPLNPEHLASLELTGAVPLPVLGSGSDYRGGFGELVEVPEAGAVPSAAQAPNSFSTAVPGTDGPDSTPRGHKACCSDSGDGACVPLLQTESTQLGDLDPALLAEVKDVLISHERVVTHSDQVIGKGHFGVVYHGEYTDEAQNRIHCAIKSLSRITELQEVEAFLREGLLMRGLRHPNVLALVGIVLPPEGLPLVLLPYMRHGDLLHFIRSPQRNPTVKDLVSFGLQVARGMEYLAEQKFVHRDLAARNCMLDESFTVKVADFGLARDILDKEYYSVRQHRHARLPVKWMALESLQTYRFTTKSDVWSFGVLLWELLTRGAPPYPHVDPFDLAHFLAQGRRLPQPEYCPDSLYAVMRRCWAEDPAVRPTFRVLAGEVEHVATALCGDHYVQLPRAYVNLGPGALDEVNMPLQPSLPTPECRSPGRPRPLSEPPRPT; from the exons atggggcgGCTCAGACCTGCTCCGCACCCCCCCGCGCCCGCGCGCAGGCCTCCCGGGACGGTGCCCCAGAGAAGGGGCCGGGCGGGCTTccgggggcggggcggcggggctGGGCCGCCCTCTCGCTCCCCGCGCCAGTCCGGGCCGCGGCTGGGCGGCAGGGAGGACGGCCTCTTGGCTCCCCGCCGGGTGTGCGGCGCGCCCGGTGCTTGGCCCGAGGGCGGGGCGGGCGGGAGGCGGCCTGCGGGCCCCGGGGACCGGCTTCGGGCGCGGGCCCCAATGGAGCCGTCGGCGCCGCCGCTGCTCGTGCTGCTCGCCGTGGCCGCCGCGACGGAGTCCTGGCAGTGCCCGCGCATCCCCTACGCCGCCTCCCGCGACTTTGACGTGCAGTACGCGCTGCCCAGCTTCTCGGCCGGCAGCCCGGTGCAGGCCGTGGCCACCTACGAGGGCGGCGGCGACGGGAGCGCCGTGTTCGTGGGCACGCGCAACCGCCTGCACGTGCTCGGCGCCAGCCTGCAGCCCGTCGAGAGCCTGACCACCGGCCCTGCCGGGGACCCTCGCTGCCAGACCTGTGCGGCCTGCGGCCCGGGCCCCCACGGGCCTGCGGGGGACACGGACGCGCTGGTGCTGGCGCTGGAGCCGGCGCTGCCCGCGCTCATCAGCTGTGGCTCCAGCCTGCACGGCCGCTGCTTCCTGCACGAGCTGGAGCCCCGCGGACCTGCAGTGCGCCTGGCGCCGCCGGCCTGCCTCTTCTCGGCGCACGGCAACCGGCCCGACTACTGCCCCGACTGCGTGGCCAGCCCTCTGGGCACCCTGGTGACGGTGGTCGAGCAGGGACACGCCTCCTACCTGTACTCGGCCTCCTCGCTGGACGCGGCGGCGGCTGCGACCTTCAGCCCCGGTTCGGTGTCGGTCCGGCGCCTCAAGGCCGACGCCTCGGGCTTCGCGGCCGGCTTCGCCTCGCTGTCGGTGCGGCCCGCGCTCCTGGCGTCCTACCGCATCAAGTACGTGTACAGCTTCCAGGCCGGAGCCTTCGTGTACCTCCTGGCGGTGCAGCCGGCCCTCGTGGACGCCCCCGGCGCCCCGCACACACGCCTGGCCCGGCTCAGCGCCACCGACGCGGGGCTGGCCGACTACCGCGAGCTGGTCCTCGACTGCCGCTTTGAGCCCAAACGCCGGCGGCGCGGGGCCCACGAGGGCGGGCAGCCCTATCCCGTGCTGCGCGCGGCCCACGCGGCCCCGGTGGGCGCGGGGCTGGCCGCGGAGCTGAGCATCGCCGAGGGCCAGGACGTGCTGTTCGGGGCCTTCGAAGCCAGCAGAGAGAGCGGCACAGCGGCGGGCCCCCACTCTGTCGTCTGCGCCTTCCCCGTCAAGCTGCTGGACACTGTCATCGAGCAGGGTGAGGAGCGCTGTTGCGACCCGCCGGTGCCCCCGGGCCTGCGGCGAGGCCTCGACTTCTTCCAGGAGCACAGCTTTTGTCCCAACCCG CCTGGCCTGGAGGGCCCCAGCCCCAACGCAAGCTGCCGCCACTTCCCTCTGCTGGTCAGCAGCAGCCTCTCACGTGTGGACCTATTCAACGGGCGGCTAGAGGCAGTGCAGGTCACTGCACTGCACGTGACACGCCTTGGCAATGTCACGGTGGCCCACATGGGCACGGCCGATGGCCGCATCCTGCAG GTGGAGGTGGCCCGGTCTCTCAACTACTTGCTGTATGTGTCCAACTTCTCACTGGGCAGCAATGGGCAGCCTGTGCAACGGGATGTCCGTCGCCTTGGGGACCACCTGCTCTTTGCCTCTGGGGACCAG GTCTTCCAGGTACCTATCCAGGGCCCTGGCTGCCGCCACTTCCTCACCTGTGAGCGTTGTCTACGGGCACAGCATTTCATGGGCTGTGGCTGGTGTGGGGACATGTGTGGCCGGCAGAAGGAGTGTCCTGGTTCCTGGCAGCAGGACCACTGCCCCCCTGAGTTTACCAAG TTCTACCCCACCAGCGGACCTCTAAGGGGCAGCACGAGGCTGACCCTGTGCGGCTCTAACTTCTACCTGCACCCCGACGGTCTGGTCCCCGAGGGCACTCACCGGGTCACTGTGGGCCAAAGTCCCTGCCAACTGCTGCGCAAGGACAGCTCCAACATCAG CCCCATGCCCCGGAAGGACTATGTAGAGGAGCTTGAATGTGAGCTGGAGCCCCAGGATGCCCAGACAGCCGGGCCCGCCAACATCAGTCTCATCGTGACCAACATGCCCCCAGGCAAGCACTTCAGGGTAGATGGCATCTCCATACAGCAAGGCTTCTCTTTCATG GAGCCCAGGCTGACCGCAGTACAACCCCTCTTTGGCCCACGGGCAGGGGGCACTCGCCTCACCCTGGAAGGCCAGGGCCTGGCTGTAGGCAACAACCGGACTGTGCTGGTCAATGGGACTGAGTGCAGGCTGCAGGG GGTCAGCGACGGACAGCTTTTCTGTACCACACCGCCTGGGGCAGCTCCGGCCAGTGTTCCCATTCACCTGCAGGTAGGGGGCGCCATGGTGCCTGGCTCCTGGACCTTCCACTACCGAGAGGACCCGGTTGTGCTGGGCATCAGCCCCAACTGTGGCTACAC AGGCTCCCATGTCACCATCCGTGGCCTGCATCTGACGTCAGTGTGGTACCTCAATCTGTCCTTCCATGACGGGCTCCGGGCAGTGGAAAGCAGG TGTACGGAGCAGCTCCCGGAGCAGCTTCAGTGCCGCCTGCCTGAATACGTGGTGCGAGGCCCCCAGGGGTGGGTGACGGGGAACCTGAGTGCCTGGGGGGATGGAGCAGCTGGCTTCACGCTGCCGGGCTTTCgcttcctgcccccaccccacccacccagcaCTGACCTGGCCCCCCTGAAGCCTGAAGAGAATGCCATTAAGTTCGAG TACATCGGGCTGGGCGCTGTGGCTGACTGCGTGGATGTGAACGTGACCGTGGGTGGTGAGAGCTGCCAGCACGAGCTCCGGGGGGATGTGGTCGTCTGCCCCCTGTCTGCCTCCCTGCAGCTTGGCACGGACGGCGCTGTGCTGCAG GTCTGTGTGGATGGTGGATGTCACTTGCTGGGCAGGGTGGCACGGCTGGGCTCCGAGGGGGTCCCGCAGAAGACACTCCTGGGCGTCCTGCTGTCCCTGCTGTTGCTTGTGGCTATACTGGCCGCCGTGCTGATCCTCAACTCCCGGCGGAGGAAGCAGCTGG CCCTTCCCCTGAACCCTGAGCACCTGGCGTCGTTGGAGCTGACGGGAGCTGTGCCCCTGCCTGTCCTGGGCTCAGGCTCTGACTACAGAGGAGGCTTTGGTGAGCTGGTGGAGGTGCCGGAAGCTGGGGCCGTACCCTCTGCCGCACAAGCTCCTAACTCCTTCTCCACCGCAGTGCCTGGCACTGACGGGCCGGATTCCACCCCTCGGGGCCACAAAGCATGCTGCTCAGACAGTGGGGACGGGGCCTGTGTCCCGCTGCTGCAGACTGAGTCCACCCAGCTTGGGGACCTGGACCCTGCACTCCTGGCTGAGGTCAAGGACGTGCTGATTTCCCACGAACGAGTCGTGACCCACAGCGACCAAGTCATTGGCAAAG GCCACTTTGGGGTTGTCTACCACGGAGAATACACAGATGAGGCTCAGAACCGAATCCACTGTGCCATCAAGTCACTGAGTC GCATCACGGAGCTGCAGGAGGTGGAGGCCTTCCTGCGTGAGGGGCTGCTCATGCGCGGTCTGCGTCACCCAAACGTGCTGGCCCTCGTCGGTATTGTGCTGCCCCCTGAAGGGCTGCCCCTTGTGCTGCTGCCCTATATGCGCCACGGAGACCTGCTGCATTTCATCCGCTCACCCCAGCGG AACCCCACGGTGAAGGACCTCGTGAGCTTCGGTCTGCAGGTAGCCCGCGGCATGGAGTACCTGGCTGAACAGAAGTTTGTCCACAGGGACCTGGCTGCTCGGAACTGCAT GCTGGATGAGTCATTCACAGTCAAGGTGGCTGACTTCGGCCTGGCCCGCGACATCCTGGACAAAGAATACTACAGCGTCCGCCAGCACCGCCACGCTCGCCTGCCTGTCAAATGGATGGCGCTGGAGAGCCTGCAGACCTACAGGTTTACCACCAAGTCCGACGTG
- the MST1R gene encoding macrophage-stimulating protein receptor isoform X3, with protein MGRLRPAPHPPAPARRPPGTVPQRRGRAGFRGRGGGAGPPSRSPRQSGPRLGGREDGLLAPRRVCGAPGAWPEGGAGGRRPAGPGDRLRARAPMEPSAPPLLVLLAVAAATESWQCPRIPYAASRDFDVQYALPSFSAGSPVQAVATYEGGGDGSAVFVGTRNRLHVLGASLQPVESLTTGPAGDPRCQTCAACGPGPHGPAGDTDALVLALEPALPALISCGSSLHGRCFLHELEPRGPAVRLAPPACLFSAHGNRPDYCPDCVASPLGTLVTVVEQGHASYLYSASSLDAAAAATFSPGSVSVRRLKADASGFAAGFASLSVRPALLASYRIKYVYSFQAGAFVYLLAVQPALVDAPGAPHTRLARLSATDAGLADYRELVLDCRFEPKRRRRGAHEGGQPYPVLRAAHAAPVGAGLAAELSIAEGQDVLFGAFEASRESGTAAGPHSVVCAFPVKLLDTVIEQGEERCCDPPVPPGLRRGLDFFQEHSFCPNPPGLEGPSPNASCRHFPLLVSSSLSRVDLFNGRLEAVQVTALHVTRLGNVTVAHMGTADGRILQVEVARSLNYLLYVSNFSLGSNGQPVQRDVRRLGDHLLFASGDQVFQVPIQGPGCRHFLTCERCLRAQHFMGCGWCGDMCGRQKECPGSWQQDHCPPEFTKFYPTSGPLRGSTRLTLCGSNFYLHPDGLVPEGTHRVTVGQSPCQLLRKDSSNISPMPRKDYVEELECELEPQDAQTAGPANISLIVTNMPPGKHFRVDGISIQQGFSFMEPRLTAVQPLFGPRAGGTRLTLEGQGLAVGNNRTVLVNGTECRLQGVSDGQLFCTTPPGAAPASVPIHLQVGGAMVPGSWTFHYREDPVVLGISPNCGYTGSHVTIRGLHLTSVWYLNLSFHDGLRAVESRCTEQLPEQLQCRLPEYVVRGPQGWVTGNLSAWGDGAAGFTLPGFRFLPPPHPPSTDLAPLKPEENAIKFEYIGLGAVADCVDVNVTVGGESCQHELRGDVVVCPLSASLQLGTDGAVLQVCVDGGCHLLGRVARLGSEGVPQKTLLGVLLSLLLLVAILAAVLILNSRRRKQLALPLNPEHLASLELTGAVPLPVLGSGSDYRGGFVPGTDGPDSTPRGHKACCSDSGDGACVPLLQTESTQLGDLDPALLAEVKDVLISHERVVTHSDQVIGKGHFGVVYHGEYTDEAQNRIHCAIKSLSRITELQEVEAFLREGLLMRGLRHPNVLALVGIVLPPEGLPLVLLPYMRHGDLLHFIRSPQRNPTVKDLVSFGLQVARGMEYLAEQKFVHRDLAARNCMLDESFTVKVADFGLARDILDKEYYSVRQHRHARLPVKWMALESLQTYRFTTKSDVWSFGVLLWELLTRGAPPYPHVDPFDLAHFLAQGRRLPQPEYCPDSLYAVMRRCWAEDPAVRPTFRVLAGEVEHVATALCGDHYVQLPRAYVNLGPGALDEVNMPLQPSLPTPECRSPGRPRPLSEPPRPT; from the exons atggggcgGCTCAGACCTGCTCCGCACCCCCCCGCGCCCGCGCGCAGGCCTCCCGGGACGGTGCCCCAGAGAAGGGGCCGGGCGGGCTTccgggggcggggcggcggggctGGGCCGCCCTCTCGCTCCCCGCGCCAGTCCGGGCCGCGGCTGGGCGGCAGGGAGGACGGCCTCTTGGCTCCCCGCCGGGTGTGCGGCGCGCCCGGTGCTTGGCCCGAGGGCGGGGCGGGCGGGAGGCGGCCTGCGGGCCCCGGGGACCGGCTTCGGGCGCGGGCCCCAATGGAGCCGTCGGCGCCGCCGCTGCTCGTGCTGCTCGCCGTGGCCGCCGCGACGGAGTCCTGGCAGTGCCCGCGCATCCCCTACGCCGCCTCCCGCGACTTTGACGTGCAGTACGCGCTGCCCAGCTTCTCGGCCGGCAGCCCGGTGCAGGCCGTGGCCACCTACGAGGGCGGCGGCGACGGGAGCGCCGTGTTCGTGGGCACGCGCAACCGCCTGCACGTGCTCGGCGCCAGCCTGCAGCCCGTCGAGAGCCTGACCACCGGCCCTGCCGGGGACCCTCGCTGCCAGACCTGTGCGGCCTGCGGCCCGGGCCCCCACGGGCCTGCGGGGGACACGGACGCGCTGGTGCTGGCGCTGGAGCCGGCGCTGCCCGCGCTCATCAGCTGTGGCTCCAGCCTGCACGGCCGCTGCTTCCTGCACGAGCTGGAGCCCCGCGGACCTGCAGTGCGCCTGGCGCCGCCGGCCTGCCTCTTCTCGGCGCACGGCAACCGGCCCGACTACTGCCCCGACTGCGTGGCCAGCCCTCTGGGCACCCTGGTGACGGTGGTCGAGCAGGGACACGCCTCCTACCTGTACTCGGCCTCCTCGCTGGACGCGGCGGCGGCTGCGACCTTCAGCCCCGGTTCGGTGTCGGTCCGGCGCCTCAAGGCCGACGCCTCGGGCTTCGCGGCCGGCTTCGCCTCGCTGTCGGTGCGGCCCGCGCTCCTGGCGTCCTACCGCATCAAGTACGTGTACAGCTTCCAGGCCGGAGCCTTCGTGTACCTCCTGGCGGTGCAGCCGGCCCTCGTGGACGCCCCCGGCGCCCCGCACACACGCCTGGCCCGGCTCAGCGCCACCGACGCGGGGCTGGCCGACTACCGCGAGCTGGTCCTCGACTGCCGCTTTGAGCCCAAACGCCGGCGGCGCGGGGCCCACGAGGGCGGGCAGCCCTATCCCGTGCTGCGCGCGGCCCACGCGGCCCCGGTGGGCGCGGGGCTGGCCGCGGAGCTGAGCATCGCCGAGGGCCAGGACGTGCTGTTCGGGGCCTTCGAAGCCAGCAGAGAGAGCGGCACAGCGGCGGGCCCCCACTCTGTCGTCTGCGCCTTCCCCGTCAAGCTGCTGGACACTGTCATCGAGCAGGGTGAGGAGCGCTGTTGCGACCCGCCGGTGCCCCCGGGCCTGCGGCGAGGCCTCGACTTCTTCCAGGAGCACAGCTTTTGTCCCAACCCG CCTGGCCTGGAGGGCCCCAGCCCCAACGCAAGCTGCCGCCACTTCCCTCTGCTGGTCAGCAGCAGCCTCTCACGTGTGGACCTATTCAACGGGCGGCTAGAGGCAGTGCAGGTCACTGCACTGCACGTGACACGCCTTGGCAATGTCACGGTGGCCCACATGGGCACGGCCGATGGCCGCATCCTGCAG GTGGAGGTGGCCCGGTCTCTCAACTACTTGCTGTATGTGTCCAACTTCTCACTGGGCAGCAATGGGCAGCCTGTGCAACGGGATGTCCGTCGCCTTGGGGACCACCTGCTCTTTGCCTCTGGGGACCAG GTCTTCCAGGTACCTATCCAGGGCCCTGGCTGCCGCCACTTCCTCACCTGTGAGCGTTGTCTACGGGCACAGCATTTCATGGGCTGTGGCTGGTGTGGGGACATGTGTGGCCGGCAGAAGGAGTGTCCTGGTTCCTGGCAGCAGGACCACTGCCCCCCTGAGTTTACCAAG TTCTACCCCACCAGCGGACCTCTAAGGGGCAGCACGAGGCTGACCCTGTGCGGCTCTAACTTCTACCTGCACCCCGACGGTCTGGTCCCCGAGGGCACTCACCGGGTCACTGTGGGCCAAAGTCCCTGCCAACTGCTGCGCAAGGACAGCTCCAACATCAG CCCCATGCCCCGGAAGGACTATGTAGAGGAGCTTGAATGTGAGCTGGAGCCCCAGGATGCCCAGACAGCCGGGCCCGCCAACATCAGTCTCATCGTGACCAACATGCCCCCAGGCAAGCACTTCAGGGTAGATGGCATCTCCATACAGCAAGGCTTCTCTTTCATG GAGCCCAGGCTGACCGCAGTACAACCCCTCTTTGGCCCACGGGCAGGGGGCACTCGCCTCACCCTGGAAGGCCAGGGCCTGGCTGTAGGCAACAACCGGACTGTGCTGGTCAATGGGACTGAGTGCAGGCTGCAGGG GGTCAGCGACGGACAGCTTTTCTGTACCACACCGCCTGGGGCAGCTCCGGCCAGTGTTCCCATTCACCTGCAGGTAGGGGGCGCCATGGTGCCTGGCTCCTGGACCTTCCACTACCGAGAGGACCCGGTTGTGCTGGGCATCAGCCCCAACTGTGGCTACAC AGGCTCCCATGTCACCATCCGTGGCCTGCATCTGACGTCAGTGTGGTACCTCAATCTGTCCTTCCATGACGGGCTCCGGGCAGTGGAAAGCAGG TGTACGGAGCAGCTCCCGGAGCAGCTTCAGTGCCGCCTGCCTGAATACGTGGTGCGAGGCCCCCAGGGGTGGGTGACGGGGAACCTGAGTGCCTGGGGGGATGGAGCAGCTGGCTTCACGCTGCCGGGCTTTCgcttcctgcccccaccccacccacccagcaCTGACCTGGCCCCCCTGAAGCCTGAAGAGAATGCCATTAAGTTCGAG TACATCGGGCTGGGCGCTGTGGCTGACTGCGTGGATGTGAACGTGACCGTGGGTGGTGAGAGCTGCCAGCACGAGCTCCGGGGGGATGTGGTCGTCTGCCCCCTGTCTGCCTCCCTGCAGCTTGGCACGGACGGCGCTGTGCTGCAG GTCTGTGTGGATGGTGGATGTCACTTGCTGGGCAGGGTGGCACGGCTGGGCTCCGAGGGGGTCCCGCAGAAGACACTCCTGGGCGTCCTGCTGTCCCTGCTGTTGCTTGTGGCTATACTGGCCGCCGTGCTGATCCTCAACTCCCGGCGGAGGAAGCAGCTGG CCCTTCCCCTGAACCCTGAGCACCTGGCGTCGTTGGAGCTGACGGGAGCTGTGCCCCTGCCTGTCCTGGGCTCAGGCTCTGACTACAGAGGAGGCTTTG TGCCTGGCACTGACGGGCCGGATTCCACCCCTCGGGGCCACAAAGCATGCTGCTCAGACAGTGGGGACGGGGCCTGTGTCCCGCTGCTGCAGACTGAGTCCACCCAGCTTGGGGACCTGGACCCTGCACTCCTGGCTGAGGTCAAGGACGTGCTGATTTCCCACGAACGAGTCGTGACCCACAGCGACCAAGTCATTGGCAAAG GCCACTTTGGGGTTGTCTACCACGGAGAATACACAGATGAGGCTCAGAACCGAATCCACTGTGCCATCAAGTCACTGAGTC GCATCACGGAGCTGCAGGAGGTGGAGGCCTTCCTGCGTGAGGGGCTGCTCATGCGCGGTCTGCGTCACCCAAACGTGCTGGCCCTCGTCGGTATTGTGCTGCCCCCTGAAGGGCTGCCCCTTGTGCTGCTGCCCTATATGCGCCACGGAGACCTGCTGCATTTCATCCGCTCACCCCAGCGG AACCCCACGGTGAAGGACCTCGTGAGCTTCGGTCTGCAGGTAGCCCGCGGCATGGAGTACCTGGCTGAACAGAAGTTTGTCCACAGGGACCTGGCTGCTCGGAACTGCAT GCTGGATGAGTCATTCACAGTCAAGGTGGCTGACTTCGGCCTGGCCCGCGACATCCTGGACAAAGAATACTACAGCGTCCGCCAGCACCGCCACGCTCGCCTGCCTGTCAAATGGATGGCGCTGGAGAGCCTGCAGACCTACAGGTTTACCACCAAGTCCGACGTG